Sequence from the Notolabrus celidotus isolate fNotCel1 chromosome 14, fNotCel1.pri, whole genome shotgun sequence genome:
GGTGTCAAGAAGGAGATTTTCAGACACACATGTTTGTTTCCTTATTAAATTAAGAGGTGATACCATTAACTTGAGGTTGTTAACTTTACCAAAGGTTAGTTATGTATAATGTGAACTTGCAGTTTCAGGTTAATTGTATAAAAATCTGAGATGAGTTTATATGGCTTCCCATGATGATTTTTAGACTCCCACTAATGGAAAAAGTCACCTAAGCGGCATCATAATCCTGATTCCTATTATTTTTGCCTTTCCCCGCAGGCCTGGTACTGTGGCTCTGCGTGAGATCCGTCGTTACCAGAAGTCCACTGAGCTGCTGATCCGCAAGCTGCCCTTCCAGCGCCTGGTGAGAGAAATCGCCCAGGACTTCAAGACTGACCTGCGTTTCCAGAGTGCAGCCATTGGAGCTCTGCAGGTTAGCAGCAcgtacaataaaaaaatctctAGCTATTTCTCTTTTGAATTATTCCAATTAATCAACCAATGTTCTGACTCTGCCATCTGCAGGAAGCCAGCGAAGCCTACCTGGTGGGTCTGTTTGAGGACACCAACCTGTGCGCCATCCACGCCAAACGTGTCACCATCATGCCCAAAGACATCCAGCTGGCACGTCGTATCCGCGGGGAGCGAGCTTAAAATGCTGTCTGACTTTTTTCATGCTATCTTCTTGTCTGTTCACCACTCTTTTCATCCTCTATACTTAGTTAGTAGTTTGGGTTGAGGTTCTATATATATCATATGATTGTGATAACCGTATATTGTGTGATCATGTCCTCTTCGGTGCTACTAGTAGCAGAGTTTCCTTAGAAAAGTCATGTATGTCCGAAACTTTAAGCCACAGCTACACTCCTCACGTTTAACCTGCTAGCTCAGAGGGAATGCCTTCTCTTTATGATGATGGTGTTTTTGCAAACCAAGAATAGTGTGTGATGATGTGGGCATAGGAAATAGCATTAAGGAAAAGACATTATCATCTTCTGACAGATGTAATCATCAATATAATTAgtcttgtcttttttctttcctttttttaaatagaaattTGTTGTAAAAGTAGTGATTTTTTTACAATAGTGTATTTCTACTGTTTAATGTATCAAAAGAAATTCAGTTTGAATCTGGTTGTCAAATGAAAACGTCATTGTACTTTGATGACACTGCATTTTTGGCAGACTACACGCGGCGTATATGTAGCAGACCTATGTTTATCATATTTTTGATTGTCAGCCACATTACTATGTCAAGgttatttgactttttgttcCTCTCTCAGGTTGATAtgataacctttttttttctactgtgtttttgatttatgttttcatttttaaaagcaaaatattTGTACTCTGAAAATTCACTTACAAACATAATAAACAGATCCTTGTGGTTGAATAAAGCTGTTTCTGTGAATGTCTAAATTGACGTAATGTACATCTTGATGAAACAATGAGGCTGAAGTTAATAGAAAAATTGTATGCAACTGCATCATTGATCTGTAGACAGTTTACAAATATCTGAAACATCCCAAAAGTACAGGAAGTGGAATTATTTTCAGCTCTACTTTATCTGCTTTGATatttagcttctttttttattattctttctttattgaGGAAGAGCAATCACTTTACAGTCAGCATTTATTCTACAGCAGAATGTAACATGTATAGTAGGCAAAACATACTTGATAGTTCTACAGCAATTTAGctctttaattaaattttttttaggGAACTTAAGACATACAACAGAACATGGgaagattacattttaaaggtaTAGATGGAAGAGAttgcaaaaatcaaataaagagcaagccaaaaacaaaatagaaatgaaTCATATCTTCACTCCTTCTCTACATTCAGTCAGATGAAATCTTGCCTTACAGTTTTAACAGATTCTGTCCATTTGGACCAGATTCTGTATATTCTTTCCTTTTGAACCTTGAGGGAGAAGGAAAGCCTTTCTTGAATATAAATTTGATATTTCAATCCAGTCATCAATAGTAGGGGGATCCGGTTTCAACCATTTCCATGACAGCTTTTTTGCTTGCTGCCAAAATAATTTGTGCTAATTTCTTATCACTTATATTCCATCCATCGCAGAAAAAGTCACCCATATAGACTGTGTCACAACTAAAAGGGATGTTTATTCCAAAAATATTATTGATGTTCCTGTGAATGTCCTTCCAAAAGGGCGCTATAGATATTTAGCTTCTTAACATCAAGTTTTGGTCTGTTATTGAACAAAATAAGCAATCTAAGACAACCTTGAGAAAATTGGAATATATCTATGGTACATTCTCTGAACGCTGGCAGTATATTTCTATTCCTTTATTACTTTTGAATAAATAAtccctactcttaaaagtatcTTTATACAAGCTGAGGCTAAATAACGAGGgtgcaaattattattattttttttttaaatcactcctATATAATTTGCTAAATCCCATGTTTACAAGTTGATCCTTGGGACATGAATAT
This genomic interval carries:
- the LOC117825123 gene encoding histone H3.3A, yielding MARTKQTARKSTGGKAPRKQLATKAARKSAPSTGGVKKPHRYRPGTVALREIRRYQKSTELLIRKLPFQRLVREIAQDFKTDLRFQSAAIGALQEASEAYLVGLFEDTNLCAIHAKRVTIMPKDIQLARRIRGERA